A genomic window from Silene latifolia isolate original U9 population chromosome Y, ASM4854445v1, whole genome shotgun sequence includes:
- the LOC141627628 gene encoding protein FAR1-RELATED SEQUENCE 5-like: MKKLPDKVGSTIYKDTDFLKEISSIVWNEDIEPTEFESSWCSIMEKHDLSGNEWLKSMFEDRKLWIPAYFRDTYMGGLLRTTSRSESENSFFGNFTNPNLSLVQFWMRFQSAMDAQRWKHSKLTADSKNSSPILSTPLSIEKKCAEFYTPPVFYDFQEELKGACYSCNEANKSTKERDVERLFVMDRESKKVYEVDVDGKTLVCSCKRFQRFGILCRHCGRL; the protein is encoded by the exons atgaaaaAATTGCCTGACAAAGTTGGTTCAACCATTTACAAAGACACAGACTTTCTAAAAGAAATAAGTTCTATTGTTTGGAATGAAGATATTGAGCCAACTGAATTTGAGTCGAGCTGGTGTTcaattatggaaaaacatgatttGTCTGGAAATGAGTGGCTGAAATCCATGTTTGAGGACCGCAAATTATGGATTCCTGCATATTTTCGGGACACTTATATGGGTGGGCTTCTAAGGACAACTTCAAGGTCAGAATCAGAGAATAGTTTCTTCGGCAACTTCACCAACCCCAACCTATCACTTGTTCAGTTTTGGATGCGCTTTCAGTCAGCAATGGATGCTCAACGCTGGAAGCATTCTAAATTAACTGCTGATTCTAAAAACTCCTCTCCTATATTATCAACTCCCCTTTCTATAGAAAAGAAATGTGCTGAATTTTACACACCACCTGTGTTTTATGATTTTCAAGAAGAGTTGAAAGGTGCATGCTACTCTTGTAATGAGGCCAACAAAAGCACGAAAGAAAGAGACGTGGAGCGTTTATTTGTTATGGATCGTGAGAGCAAGAAAGTCTATGAAGTCGATGTCGATGGGAAAACTTTAGTGTGTTCATGCAAGAGGTTTCAGAGATTTGGGATACTTTGTAGACATTGT GGACGTCTTTAG
- the LOC141627627 gene encoding uncharacterized protein LOC141627627, protein MVTVSTNCSSTSDVCTQEHASITETVNDEDDSQMVDAIVGDTNDMDISTNPEEDILLLTNCPDQLLVNDVPLVNDVPDSPEVVATSEIHGVPHCSEELKPFVGMKFENLEQGLDFYKAYAKACGFIPRLDSSKIIQGVTTHKSCVCNKEGNRQHGGQKRRRAITRVGCLCQD, encoded by the exons atggtaacagtctcaaccaattgttcttcaacttcaG ATGTTTGTACTCAAGAACATGCCTCAATAACTGAAACCGTAAATGATGAAGATGATTCCCAAATGGTAGATG CTATAGTTGGTGATACTAATGACATGGATATTTCAACAAATCCAGAAGAAGATATATTATTGCTTACTAATTGTCCAGATCAATTATTAGTGAATGATGTGCCATTAGTGAATGATGTGCCAG ATAGCCCGGAAGTTGTTGCTACTAGTGAGATTCACGGAGTGCCTCATTGTTCAGAAGAGCTTAAACCATTTGTTGGAATGAAATTTGAGAATTTGGAGCAAGGGTTGGATTTCTACAAAGCATATGCCAAAGCTTGTGGCTTTATTCCGAGATTGGATTCAAGTAAAATCATTCAAGGAGTTACTACACATAAGAGCTGTGTGTGTAACAAAGAAGGTAATAGGCAGCATGGTGGGCAAAAAAGGAGGAGGGCAATAACAAGAGTTGGGTGTCTTTGCCAAGATTAA